From a region of the Aeoliella mucimassa genome:
- a CDS encoding PrsW family glutamic-type intramembrane protease has protein sequence MPKPDHNPSIEHEPQFKADLFELDPSEWKAEQVLAHQASRSTDDDAVEHVVWDEPALSPDFSGKPDESQLTYDRWLTKHVEAMPWGLSWLITLGVAIVSGPLAIVGTLFTPHGYSALTASSIVVVSIIGPTIEEFMKVAFALWVIEKRPYWFRSIPQILLCAIAGGILFGVIENLMYLHLYIPGANAELARWRWTVCIGLHMNCSFVAGIGLARIWDNCIREKHRPLLGLGTPWMFIAIVGHGLYNFCVTVAEVMGWLDFAS, from the coding sequence ATGCCGAAGCCCGACCATAATCCATCGATTGAACACGAACCACAGTTCAAGGCGGATCTGTTTGAATTGGATCCGAGCGAATGGAAAGCCGAGCAAGTGCTGGCTCACCAGGCAAGCCGCTCCACCGACGACGATGCGGTGGAACACGTGGTGTGGGACGAACCAGCCTTATCCCCCGATTTTTCCGGCAAGCCCGACGAATCGCAGCTTACCTATGATCGCTGGCTGACAAAACACGTGGAAGCGATGCCATGGGGACTAAGTTGGCTGATCACCCTTGGGGTCGCCATTGTGTCGGGCCCGCTAGCCATCGTCGGCACACTTTTTACTCCGCACGGTTATTCAGCGCTCACGGCCTCGTCGATCGTCGTGGTCTCGATCATCGGCCCCACGATCGAGGAGTTCATGAAGGTGGCATTCGCGTTGTGGGTGATTGAAAAACGACCGTATTGGTTTCGTTCGATCCCCCAGATCCTCTTGTGCGCGATCGCTGGAGGGATCTTGTTCGGTGTGATTGAAAACTTGATGTACCTCCACCTTTATATCCCAGGAGCCAATGCAGAACTGGCTCGCTGGCGGTGGACAGTATGCATCGGCTTGCACATGAACTGCTCGTTCGTCGCAGGTATCGGCCTGGCTCGCATCTGGGATAACTGCATTCGCGAGAAACACCGCCCACTGCTAGGGCTGGGAACCCCGTGGATGTTCATCGCCATTGTCGGGCACGGGCTCTACAACTTCTGTGTGACCGTTGCCGAGGTGATGGGCTGGCTCGACTTCGCCAGCTAG
- a CDS encoding AAA family ATPase: MDEFGTPSRPSLFSRTLRDCRELYVSSGELCEREYPHLLDRKDGKFVALMDDLHRALVLKIYLSICEADRKWSKQERFLAEVLCHHLWGEWLSGKKLNETMRRASTESTKLTWYSMVRPFDRIPPLRERVGKLDSIVARLSNIVARADGTMKPPEAAVVRSIQLELDSHLKQRTYDGSSETREEDRSGTQAVEELRRSADDGIYVNPPSHQSDSRDFKKRKTTPAEKVELAKPQEPELTVEEALAELDKLIGLDEIKHEVRSLTNFLKLQQRRTAAGLPETDIALHMVFTGNPGTGKTTVARIIGKIYRALGVLEKGHLIETDRSGLVAEYAGQTGPKTNKKVDESIGGILFIDEAYSLVANGSEDPYGHEAVQALLKRAEDDRKQLVVILAGYPDEMQELLESNPGLSSRFNRKLHFVDYKPAELAAIFGLFCRKNHYKLTPEARLKVIQWVTWHYDVRDKHFGNGRASRNLFEQAIRNMANRLSTLTEISEEQLQLLEASDISYGNVPEEVYVDINDPACRVQIHCDKCQHDKDVPAKFLGQKVVCPKCKEQFQVEWGSLVCGDD, encoded by the coding sequence ATGGATGAGTTTGGTACTCCTTCGCGCCCTTCCCTGTTCAGTCGTACGCTGCGCGATTGTCGTGAACTGTACGTGTCGAGCGGCGAATTGTGTGAGCGGGAGTATCCCCACTTGCTCGATCGCAAGGATGGCAAGTTCGTTGCCTTGATGGACGACTTGCATCGCGCGTTGGTGCTGAAAATATATCTTTCGATCTGTGAAGCCGATCGAAAGTGGTCGAAGCAAGAGCGATTCCTGGCCGAGGTACTTTGCCACCACCTGTGGGGCGAATGGCTCAGCGGCAAGAAACTCAACGAAACCATGCGGCGGGCCAGCACCGAGTCGACCAAGCTCACCTGGTACAGCATGGTCCGCCCGTTCGATCGCATTCCTCCGCTACGCGAGCGCGTCGGAAAGCTCGACTCGATCGTCGCGCGGCTATCAAACATTGTTGCGCGTGCCGATGGCACGATGAAGCCACCCGAAGCGGCCGTGGTTCGCTCGATACAACTCGAGCTGGATAGCCACCTGAAGCAGCGGACCTACGATGGTTCGTCGGAAACTCGCGAAGAAGATCGCAGCGGCACCCAAGCCGTGGAGGAACTTCGCCGCTCGGCCGACGACGGTATCTATGTGAATCCTCCAAGCCATCAGTCGGATTCTCGTGACTTTAAGAAACGCAAAACTACTCCGGCCGAGAAGGTGGAGTTGGCCAAGCCGCAAGAGCCCGAGCTGACCGTTGAAGAAGCTCTGGCCGAACTCGATAAGCTCATCGGCCTCGACGAAATCAAGCACGAAGTTCGTTCGCTCACGAACTTTCTGAAGCTGCAGCAGCGTCGCACTGCGGCTGGTTTGCCAGAGACCGACATCGCCTTACACATGGTGTTCACAGGCAATCCCGGTACCGGTAAAACTACCGTCGCCCGGATCATTGGCAAGATCTATCGGGCGCTGGGAGTGCTCGAAAAGGGGCATCTTATAGAGACCGATCGATCGGGCTTGGTCGCTGAATACGCCGGCCAAACGGGTCCCAAGACCAACAAGAAGGTCGATGAGTCGATCGGCGGCATCCTGTTCATCGACGAAGCCTACAGTCTGGTCGCCAACGGTAGCGAGGACCCCTACGGGCACGAGGCCGTGCAGGCGTTGCTCAAACGGGCGGAGGATGATCGTAAGCAACTGGTTGTGATTCTAGCGGGCTACCCCGACGAGATGCAGGAGTTGCTCGAATCGAATCCGGGCCTGTCGTCGCGATTCAATCGTAAGCTCCACTTTGTCGATTACAAACCAGCCGAGTTGGCCGCCATCTTTGGGTTGTTCTGTCGCAAGAACCACTACAAGCTCACGCCCGAAGCGAGGCTGAAGGTCATCCAGTGGGTGACTTGGCACTACGACGTTCGTGACAAGCATTTCGGCAACGGTCGCGCTTCACGCAACTTGTTCGAGCAAGCCATCCGCAACATGGCTAACCGATTGTCGACACTCACAGAGATCAGTGAGGAGCAACTGCAGTTGCTCGAAGCGAGCGACATTTCCTACGGCAACGTTCCGGAGGAAGTGTACGTCGACATCAACGATCCGGCCTGTCGTGTGCAGATTCACTGCGACAAGTGTCAGCACGATAAAGACGTGCCTGCGAAGTTCTTGGGGCAAAAAGTAGTTTGTCCCAAGTGCAAAGAGCAGTTCCAGGTGGAGTGGGGTAGCTTGGTGTGCGGCGACGACTAG
- a CDS encoding YbjQ family protein yields the protein MIVVNTETVPGFVVAAVKGLVQGNTVRAKHAGRDIAASFKNLVGGELSGYTELLTESRRQAVERMIAQAEQLGANAIVNVRFTTSAVTAGAAELYAYGTAVVLQRAS from the coding sequence ATGATCGTGGTGAATACGGAAACCGTTCCCGGCTTTGTGGTCGCTGCTGTGAAGGGCCTGGTACAAGGCAACACAGTGCGGGCCAAACACGCGGGGCGCGACATTGCGGCTAGCTTTAAGAATCTGGTAGGTGGCGAACTTAGCGGTTATACCGAATTGCTCACCGAGTCGCGTCGCCAAGCGGTGGAACGCATGATCGCCCAGGCGGAGCAATTGGGTGCCAACGCGATTGTGAACGTGCGTTTCACCACCAGTGCGGTGACTGCTGGTGCGGCCGAGCTTTATGCTTACGGAACCGCAGTCGTCCTGCAACGCGCCAGCTAA
- a CDS encoding YbjQ family protein: MDTQDLIALVLTVGGFVFMIGLGFFAGGWIERSHLQSLEERELQNHDFFVTQVKSHPGITGAGPVPKAFFAEAVISSDYLKTFLGSLRNFFGGEVMSFRTLMDRARREALQRIIAQARAEGYNAICNVRLETADIGGNTVPTGKQKPFVMCAILASATAYHRA; this comes from the coding sequence ATGGATACGCAAGACCTGATCGCCCTGGTGCTTACAGTGGGTGGTTTCGTATTTATGATTGGCCTGGGCTTTTTTGCTGGCGGCTGGATCGAACGCTCTCACCTGCAATCGCTCGAGGAACGCGAACTACAGAATCACGATTTCTTCGTCACGCAGGTGAAATCGCATCCCGGCATCACCGGGGCAGGCCCTGTGCCCAAGGCGTTTTTCGCCGAAGCGGTGATCAGCAGCGATTACCTCAAGACATTTTTAGGAAGTTTGCGAAACTTCTTTGGCGGCGAGGTCATGAGTTTTCGCACGTTGATGGACCGCGCGCGGCGAGAAGCCCTGCAGCGAATCATTGCACAAGCCCGCGCCGAAGGCTACAACGCCATTTGCAATGTACGCCTTGAAACGGCCGACATCGGTGGCAACACGGTCCCCACGGGCAAACAAAAACCGTTTGTGATGTGTGCCATCCTGGCATCGGCTACCGCTTATCATCGCGCCTAG
- a CDS encoding aminopeptidase, which translates to MKYDQAIDSLLDINLACKAGERLAIVTDDAPFAGSDPDVPTRVALAELIAAKAAERKVETTISTYPGGQQSGAEPPLHVFEAVYPAGFMEYLKTEQLADKLIDKTITADEVAKLEKYLSAGSDSIDVLLVLSASSISHTNFRRLLTRTKIARAATMPGVELEMFAGVMTADWKLVESRSEAAATALSAADTAEVHSAGGRVLRFSLAGRDGTADTGIINKPGQFGNLPGGEGFIAPIEGTAEGELSVGPPEDPARWWFRFAGGNLVEVLGDPPFLPKLDKVFETHPVARNLAELGVGTNEKAQPCDSVLESEKILGTVHLAVGDNAGFGGNVSVPFHQDYIVYGPTLILKSAEGETRLVDEGTLTVG; encoded by the coding sequence ATGAAGTACGATCAAGCGATTGATTCGCTCTTGGACATCAACCTCGCCTGCAAAGCGGGCGAACGCTTGGCGATTGTGACCGACGACGCCCCGTTTGCCGGCAGCGATCCCGACGTGCCAACCCGCGTTGCTCTAGCAGAGCTCATTGCCGCCAAGGCAGCTGAGCGAAAGGTCGAGACGACTATCTCCACTTATCCCGGCGGTCAGCAATCGGGAGCCGAGCCACCACTGCACGTGTTCGAAGCTGTCTACCCTGCGGGCTTCATGGAATACCTGAAGACCGAGCAGCTAGCCGATAAGCTAATCGACAAGACCATTACGGCCGACGAAGTCGCCAAGCTCGAAAAGTACCTGTCGGCCGGCAGCGACTCGATCGACGTATTACTGGTGCTCTCGGCATCGAGCATCTCGCACACCAACTTCCGCCGGCTCCTCACCCGCACCAAGATCGCCCGCGCAGCGACCATGCCAGGTGTTGAGCTCGAGATGTTCGCCGGCGTAATGACCGCGGATTGGAAGCTGGTGGAAAGCCGCAGCGAAGCCGCCGCCACCGCCCTCTCCGCGGCCGACACTGCCGAGGTACATAGCGCCGGCGGTCGCGTGTTGCGATTCTCGCTCGCTGGTCGCGATGGCACCGCCGACACCGGCATCATCAACAAGCCGGGACAATTCGGGAATCTGCCCGGCGGCGAAGGCTTCATCGCCCCGATCGAAGGTACTGCCGAAGGTGAACTGTCGGTCGGCCCGCCTGAAGATCCTGCGCGGTGGTGGTTCCGTTTTGCCGGGGGGAATCTGGTCGAGGTCCTTGGCGATCCCCCGTTCTTGCCTAAACTTGATAAAGTGTTCGAAACCCATCCCGTGGCTCGGAACCTGGCAGAACTAGGTGTCGGCACCAACGAAAAAGCTCAGCCATGCGATAGCGTGCTCGAGTCGGAAAAGATTCTCGGCACCGTGCATTTGGCCGTTGGCGACAACGCTGGATTTGGCGGCAATGTGAGCGTGCCATTCCATCAGGATTACATCGTTTACGGTCCCACGCTCATCCTGAAGTCGGCCGAGGGAGAGACTCGCCTGGTGGATGAAGGAACGCTTACCGTCGGATAG